DNA from Amycolatopsis sp. DSM 110486:
CCCAGCCACGGAATCGGCTCCGGCAGAGGCGCGCTCAGGGCAACCAGACGTACGTCTGTGATCTTCACTCTCTGGACCTTTCGACACCGGCGAACCACTCACGGTTGAACGGACGGAGTATGCGGAGTGTCGAACGACCAGGTCATTCGCTTGTGTTACAGGAAATGGGGCGAGCTTCTTGTGCGGATTTCCAAACGACCGCCGGGGAGATCAAGACCGGTACTAGCAATCTTCGCTAGCTCCTGCTAACTTCTCTTTGCATGTGCAGGGTTTCACTATGAGCAGCTCTGTGCCGACCGGGGACGAGCTCGTGCAGATCCTCGCGACGCTGGCCAACCCTCACCGGTTGCGGGTGATCGCGGCACTGAGCCGTGAGCGCAACTACGTCAGCAGGCTGGCGCGCGAGCTGGGCATCAGTCGCGCGCTGCTGCAGGTTCACCTGCGGAAGCTGGAAGCGGCCAACCTGGTGTCGGCGCGGATGGAGCTCTCGGAAGACGGGAAAGCAATGAAGTTCTACGAGGTGCGGCCATTCGTGCTGGACCTGACACCTGAAGCCGTGGTGGTCGCGGTCCGCACGCTGACCACGCCCGGCGAATCGGAAGGAACCCGGTGATGGATCGCAACTTGCAGGAACTGGCCGGCGTGATCGGGATGTTCGCGCTGGTCATCGTGATCACGGCCACGCAGATCGGAGCGGTCCGGCGGGAGAAGGCGCGGCGCGTTCGCGATGACGACTACCGCAAGCTCGCCGAGGAAGGCCTCGCCTCGCTGCGGAACATCGAACGACAGCTCACCGAGATGAGGACCCAGATGAACTCCGTCGAACGGATCCTGCAGCAGGTCGAGTAGTCACAAGAAGTCCTGGGCCGCCGAGCTGCCACTCGACGGCCCAGGTGAGCGAAGACGCACCGAACTCGCCCGCGGGCGAGCACTCAACGGAACCGTCCTCACGAAAGGACAGTATTTCATGCTGCCTACCGACAGCAGCCGCACCGGCGCGCCGTCACCATCTCAACAGCAACGCAGAGAAACACTCGCCGAACGGATCTCCGCGTGGTCCGTGCAGCACCGCGCGCCGGCGATCATCGGTTGGCTCGCACTGGTCGCACTTGCCCTGCTCATCAGCGCCGTTGCCCCGGGTGAGGGCGCACGCGCCGTGGACCCGGGCGAGTCGGGTCGCGCCGAAGTCGCCCTCGATGCGCAAGGAAAGCACGAGCCCGTGCGGGAGAACGTGCTGGTGCAGCCAGAAAGCGACGGACGAGCGCCGTTCTCGGCCAACCCGGCAGTCCGCGCCGCGACCGGTGATCTGGTCGCGACACTTCGAGCCGTACCGGGAGCGGTGGCCGAAGTCCTTTCGCCGCTGGATGATTCGAGCCGGATTTCCGGCGACGGCCGGTCCGGCCTCGTCACCTTCGTGCTCGCAGGCCCCGACGACCAGGTCTCGGCTCATTACCGGGCTGCCACCGAGGCCGTCGGGCAGGTGGCCGCACGCCATCCGCAGGCGCGGCTCGCCCAGGCAGGTGACGTGAGCCTGAACGACGTGGTCAACGACTCCCTCGGCCACGACGTCGAGCGCGCCGGGCTCATCTCGTTGGTGCTCACCCTGGCGATTCTGCTGATCGTGTTCGGCGCGCTGGTCGCCGCCGTCCTGCCCGTGCTGCTGGCCATGACCGCCGTGGCGGGTGCGTTCGGGCTGCTCGGGGTGATCGACAAGGCGGTGCCCGTCAACAGCGCGGTGAACGCGATCGTGCTGCTCATCGGGATGGCGGTGGGAGTCGATTACACCCTCTTCTCGCTCCGTCGGGTCCGCGAGGAACGCGCTGCCGGACACACTGACGACGAGGCACTGAGGATCACCGCCCGAACGTCCGGACGCGTCATCGTTGTTTCCGGGGTGACGGTGATCCTCTGTTTGTCCGCCATGCTGTTCACCGGCCTGGACAACCTGCGGGGTGCCGGTCTGGGTACCGCCGTCGTGGTGGCCGCCGCGATGGCCGGCGCGGTGACGTTCCTGCCGGCGCTCATTTCGCTGCTGGGTCCGAGAATCGACCGCGGACGCCTGCCGTGGATCGGCCGCCGGCGAACGGCCGCAGCCGAATCCCGGGCCTGGTCGGTGGTGGTCCGCACCGTGGTCCGGCGCCCACTGGCCTGGGGCGGCGCAGCCGCACTGGTGCTCATCATTGCCGCGCTGCCCGCGTCTGACATGCGGTTGGAAGACGCCGGTGCCCTGCACAGCGTGCCCCGCAGTGTTCCCGCGATGGACGCGGCGATCCGGGTCAACGAAGCGTTTCCCGGCGTGATCGCGCCCGCGAAGATCGTTGTCTGGGACGACGACGGCGGCGTCGTCGACAAAGCCGGAGTTGCGCAAGCGCTGGCAGGCCTTGGCCGGCGCGTAACCACGAGCGGCGGCTTGCTTTCCCAGCCAATCACCACCGTCACGGTGGGCCGCGCCCTGGTGGTCCGGGTGCCACTGGCCGGTTCCGTGACCGACCCAGAATCCTATCGAGCGCTGGAGGACCTGAGGACCGACATTCTGCCGGCCACCTTCGGGAAGGTGAGTGGCATCCAGTATGCCGTCACCGGCAAAACGGCGATCGCCTACGACTTCACGGCCGTGCTGTCCGGGCGGATTCCGATCGTCTTCGCCGCCGTGCTCCTGATGGCATTCGTCCTGCTGGCCGTGTCCTTCCGCTCGATCGCGATCCCGATCATCTCGATCGTGCTCAACCTGCTGTCCATCGGCGCCGCCTACGGCGCACTGACCTGGATCTTCCAGGACGGTCACCTCTCGTCCGTCTTCGGTTTCACCAGTTACGGCGGTGTGGTCTCGTGGCTGCCGATGTTCCTCTTCGTCATGCTGTTCGGGCTGAGCATGGACTACCACGTCTTCATCCTGAGCCGGGTCCGCGAACGGCGCGAGAGCGGAATGGACCTGCGCGAAGCGATCGTGAGCGGGATCGGGCGCAGCGCCGGCGTCGTGACGAGCGCGGCCGTGATCATGACCGCGGTCTTCGGCGTCTTCGTCATGCTCAACGCGATCGAGTACAAAATGCTGGGCTTGAGCATGGCCGTCGCAGTGCTTGTCGACGCTACCCTCGTCCGCGGAGTGCTACTCCCCGCCGCGTTGGCACTCCTGCCTCCACGGTCTTGGAAGCCGTCACGGTGGACGCGGCCCGGATGACCTGCGAACTGGCCGAAGCAAGGCTTTGTGAACTGCCATCCTGTGGCGTCTGCCGGATCAGCGCTGAACTGCGCTCGGCTGCAGTCAACCGCAAGAGCCATCCAGGGTTTTCTCGATAACGGCAGGCCAGGGCGTATGTGTGGACCATTCTGGCAGTGAGGGGGCGCGTCTTCGCAGGAGGACCGACGCGGATGTGGTCCTCATCGACGGTGTCCGCTCCGCCGGCGCCATCACGGAAATCCGGACCGTGATCGGCGACAAACCGTTGCTGTTCAACCAGATCGCGGGCGGCAAGTCGGCACGTTTGTCCCTGCCCGACTCGGCGCCTGACCCCGGGGCCGGCCGGATCCGTTCTTCCGGCCGGCCCCGCCCGGCGATCGAGCAAAGAACCCATCGCAATCGTCAGCTTATGTTGACACCTCGGCATCGTCAGCTTATGTTGACGAGATGAAGACACGAGCGGAGATCGCCGAGAGCGCGGCCAGTTCCGACCCCGACGTCGGATTGCGGGCGGTGGCGGCGCTGCGGGCGCTGGCGGAGGAACTGGAGACACTGCAGGTGGACCGGGCGCGCCTGTCGGGGTGGTCGTGGCAGGACATCGCGGCCCGGCTCGGCGTGAGCAAGCAGACGGTGCACCGCAAGCACGGCCGCAGAATCCGGGGGCCGAAATGAGGAACCGGCAGTTCGCTGAGGACGCCCGCGCTCTCGTACGGATGGCACAGGAACGCGCCCGCACGCTCGGACACCCCGGGATCGGCTCCGAGCACCTGCTCTTCGCGGTCGCGGACGCACCCACCCGAGTAGGCGAGGTGGCCCGGGAGTACGGCTTGACTCCCGACGGCGTCGCCACCCAAACCGACCGGCTCCTGGCCAGGCCACGCCGGGCGTTCGACAACGTGGACGCCGAGGCGCTCGCCGCGATCGGCATCGACCTGGACGCGGTGCGGGAAGCGCTCGAGACCAATTTCGGCCCCATCCCGCCACCCTGGCCGCTGACCCGGCGTCCGCGGCTACCAGGACACCTGCCGATCACCGGTCGGGCCCGGTCCTGTCTGCGGGCCGCGGTCACCGAGGCCGGGCGCCGTGGCGTGTCCCCCGCCGGGGCCAGTCACCTCGGCGCTGTCGT
Protein-coding regions in this window:
- a CDS encoding ArsR family transcriptional regulator, which codes for MSSSVPTGDELVQILATLANPHRLRVIAALSRERNYVSRLARELGISRALLQVHLRKLEAANLVSARMELSEDGKAMKFYEVRPFVLDLTPEAVVVAVRTLTTPGESEGTR
- a CDS encoding MMPL family transporter; its protein translation is MQHRAPAIIGWLALVALALLISAVAPGEGARAVDPGESGRAEVALDAQGKHEPVRENVLVQPESDGRAPFSANPAVRAATGDLVATLRAVPGAVAEVLSPLDDSSRISGDGRSGLVTFVLAGPDDQVSAHYRAATEAVGQVAARHPQARLAQAGDVSLNDVVNDSLGHDVERAGLISLVLTLAILLIVFGALVAAVLPVLLAMTAVAGAFGLLGVIDKAVPVNSAVNAIVLLIGMAVGVDYTLFSLRRVREERAAGHTDDEALRITARTSGRVIVVSGVTVILCLSAMLFTGLDNLRGAGLGTAVVVAAAMAGAVTFLPALISLLGPRIDRGRLPWIGRRRTAAAESRAWSVVVRTVVRRPLAWGGAAALVLIIAALPASDMRLEDAGALHSVPRSVPAMDAAIRVNEAFPGVIAPAKIVVWDDDGGVVDKAGVAQALAGLGRRVTTSGGLLSQPITTVTVGRALVVRVPLAGSVTDPESYRALEDLRTDILPATFGKVSGIQYAVTGKTAIAYDFTAVLSGRIPIVFAAVLLMAFVLLAVSFRSIAIPIISIVLNLLSIGAAYGALTWIFQDGHLSSVFGFTSYGGVVSWLPMFLFVMLFGLSMDYHVFILSRVRERRESGMDLREAIVSGIGRSAGVVTSAAVIMTAVFGVFVMLNAIEYKMLGLSMAVAVLVDATLVRGVLLPAALALLPPRSWKPSRWTRPG
- a CDS encoding helix-turn-helix domain-containing protein, with amino-acid sequence MKTRAEIAESAASSDPDVGLRAVAALRALAEELETLQVDRARLSGWSWQDIAARLGVSKQTVHRKHGRRIRGPK
- a CDS encoding Clp protease N-terminal domain-containing protein, producing the protein MAQERARTLGHPGIGSEHLLFAVADAPTRVGEVAREYGLTPDGVATQTDRLLARPRRAFDNVDAEALAAIGIDLDAVREALETNFGPIPPPWPLTRRPRLPGHLPITGRARSCLRAAVTEAGRRGVSPAGASHLGAVVVGTSGGMVPPILTALGISAPALRTALLERTW